The Nerophis ophidion isolate RoL-2023_Sa linkage group LG07, RoL_Noph_v1.0, whole genome shotgun sequence genome contains a region encoding:
- the LOC133556485 gene encoding transmembrane protein 248-like isoform X3, which yields MMAFWHMVSNLREYVSQNPPAVTFFVCILTLAISFISLGSYINTHTLSNPDTTAKDWNHLLATLSQFHLCVKANQSSDEPVFLTKEEKDKTTPSLDSTIQTPSVIRLHLKVPVDVTSSHGLPTDVDLYTTMTASQLHLGAISPADDKAVQMHFLVDDKKDDYEDENTYLDGVPDLFPEMYLLSEQQIDVDDDDDDDTDDLAPALPDLFPDSYDSE from the exons ATGATGGCTTTCTGGCATATGGTTAGCAATTTAAGAGAGTATGTGTCCCAAAATCCTCCAGCGGTGACGTTTTTTGTGTGTATCCTGACACTGGCTATCTCATTCATCAGCCTTGGGTCTTACATCAACACTCACACCCTTTCCAACCCGGACACTACAGCAaag GACTGGAACCATCTCCTTGCCACCTTATCACAGTTCCACCTGTGTGTAAAAGCTAATCAGAGCTCAGATGAACCAGTGTTtctgaccaaagaggaaaaagatAAAACCACTCCATCACTGGACTCGACAATACAGACTCCATCTGTCATCAGGTTGCATCTCAAAgttcctgtggatgtgacaaGCAGCCATGGCCTTCCAACAGATGTCGACCTATACACTACCATGACTGCCAGTCAGTTGCATCTTGGAG CGATTAGCCCAGCAGACGATAAAGCTGTCCAGATGCACTTCCTGGTGGACGACAAGAAAGATGATTATGAAGATGAGAATACCTACCTGGATGGTGTTCCTGATTTGTTTCCAGAAATGTATTTACTGTCTGAACAACAaattgatgttgatgatgatgatgatgatgacacagACGATCTTGCACCTGCATTACCAGATTTGTTTCCAGATTCATATGACTCCGAATAA
- the LOC133556485 gene encoding uncharacterized protein LOC133556485 isoform X2: protein MMAFWHMVSNLRDLGSYINTHTLSNPDTTAKDWNHLLATLSQFHLCVKANQSSDEPVFLTKEEKDKTTPSLDSTIQTPSVIRLHLKVPVDVTSSHGLPTDVDLYTTMTASQLHLGGNEIVALKIQSENDTCTCLTIKAQADLLPMSLPPPECPAPESNLSPVYVEAINHPPAAPQSCYALLSRNDPALTAMLTKEEQGVVVRHLIEVSVCLIGICLATSLAHLLTRSYHRKGLDLQIEPLIDT from the exons ATGATGGCTTTCTGGCATATGGTTAGCAATTTAAGAGA CCTTGGGTCTTACATCAACACTCACACCCTTTCCAACCCGGACACTACAGCAaag GACTGGAACCATCTCCTTGCCACCTTATCACAGTTCCACCTGTGTGTAAAAGCTAATCAGAGCTCAGATGAACCAGTGTTtctgaccaaagaggaaaaagatAAAACCACTCCATCACTGGACTCGACAATACAGACTCCATCTGTCATCAGGTTGCATCTCAAAgttcctgtggatgtgacaaGCAGCCATGGCCTTCCAACAGATGTCGACCTATACACTACCATGACTGCCAGTCAGTTGCATCTTGGAG GAAATGAAATTGTAGCTCTCAAGATTCAATCTGAAAATGACACCTGTACCTGTCTCACAATAAAAGCACAAGCTGATCTCCTACCCATGAGCCT TCCTCCTCCGGAGTGTCCTGCACCTGAGAGCAACCTATCCCCTGTCTATGTTGAGGCAATTAACCATCCACCAGCAGCACCACAATCCTGCTATGCGCTTCTCTCCAGGAATGACCCTGCTCTCACTGCCATGTTAACAAAG GAGGAGCAGGGCGTGGTAGTTCGACATTTGATAGAAGTCAGTGTGTGTCTAATAGGCATTTGTTTGGCTACAAGCCTGGCACATCTACTTACACGCAGCTACCACAGGAAAGGGTTGGATCTCCAAATT GAACCTCTGATTGATACCTGA
- the LOC133556485 gene encoding transmembrane protein 248-like isoform X1: protein MMAFWHMVSNLREYVSQNPPAVTFFVCILTLAISFISLGSYINTHTLSNPDTTAKDWNHLLATLSQFHLCVKANQSSDEPVFLTKEEKDKTTPSLDSTIQTPSVIRLHLKVPVDVTSSHGLPTDVDLYTTMTASQLHLGGNEIVALKIQSENDTCTCLTIKAQADLLPMSLPPPECPAPESNLSPVYVEAINHPPAAPQSCYALLSRNDPALTAMLTKEEQGVVVRHLIEVSVCLIGICLATSLAHLLTRSYHRKGLDLQIEPLIDT from the exons ATGATGGCTTTCTGGCATATGGTTAGCAATTTAAGAGAGTATGTGTCCCAAAATCCTCCAGCGGTGACGTTTTTTGTGTGTATCCTGACACTGGCTATCTCATTCATCAGCCTTGGGTCTTACATCAACACTCACACCCTTTCCAACCCGGACACTACAGCAaag GACTGGAACCATCTCCTTGCCACCTTATCACAGTTCCACCTGTGTGTAAAAGCTAATCAGAGCTCAGATGAACCAGTGTTtctgaccaaagaggaaaaagatAAAACCACTCCATCACTGGACTCGACAATACAGACTCCATCTGTCATCAGGTTGCATCTCAAAgttcctgtggatgtgacaaGCAGCCATGGCCTTCCAACAGATGTCGACCTATACACTACCATGACTGCCAGTCAGTTGCATCTTGGAG GAAATGAAATTGTAGCTCTCAAGATTCAATCTGAAAATGACACCTGTACCTGTCTCACAATAAAAGCACAAGCTGATCTCCTACCCATGAGCCT TCCTCCTCCGGAGTGTCCTGCACCTGAGAGCAACCTATCCCCTGTCTATGTTGAGGCAATTAACCATCCACCAGCAGCACCACAATCCTGCTATGCGCTTCTCTCCAGGAATGACCCTGCTCTCACTGCCATGTTAACAAAG GAGGAGCAGGGCGTGGTAGTTCGACATTTGATAGAAGTCAGTGTGTGTCTAATAGGCATTTGTTTGGCTACAAGCCTGGCACATCTACTTACACGCAGCTACCACAGGAAAGGGTTGGATCTCCAAATT GAACCTCTGATTGATACCTGA